The following proteins are co-located in the Mus pahari chromosome 14, PAHARI_EIJ_v1.1, whole genome shotgun sequence genome:
- the Caskin2 gene encoding caskin-2 isoform X2, which produces MGQVLYCTPKELLGSTKRLNINYQDADGFSALHHAALGGSLELIALLLEAQATVDIKDSNGMRPLHYAAWQGRLEPVRLLLRASAAVNAASLDGQIPLHLAAQYGHYEVSEMLLQHQSNPCLVNKLKKTPLDLACEFGRLKVAQLLLNSHLCVALLEGEAKDPCDPNYTTPLHLAAKNGHREVIRQLLKAGIEINRQTKTGTALHEAALYGKTEVVRLLLEGGVDVNIRNTYNQTALDIVNQFTTSQASREIKQLLREASGILKVRALKDFWNLHDPTALNVRAGDVITVLEQHPDGRWKGHIHESQRGTDRVGYFPPGIVEVVSKRVGIPVARLPSAPAPLRPSFSRISQPSADDPLPSVPYSQLPRVGLSPDSPAGDRNSVGSEGSVGSIRSAGSGQSSEGTNGHSTGLLIENAQPLPSASEDQGLPGLHAPSPADNLSHRPLASYRSGEIFTQDVRPEQLLEGKDAQAIHNWLSEFQLEGYTAHFLQAGYDVPTISRMTPEDLTAIGVTKPGHRKKIASEIAQLSIAEWLPNYIPVDLLEWLCALGLPQYHKQLVSSGYDSMALVADLTWEELQEIGVNKLGHQKKLMLGVKRLAELRRGLLHGEALGEGGRRMTRGPELMAIEGLENGEGPATAGPRLLTFQGSELSPELQAAMAGGGPEPLPLPPARSPSQESIGARSRGSGHSQEQPVPQPNVSDPSALQERNLPEGTERPSKLCSPLPGQGPAPYVFMCPQNLPSSPAPVPPPGVPRAFSYLAGSPATPPDPPRPKRRSHSLSRPGPAEGEAEGEAEGPVGSALGSYATLTRRPGRSTLARTSPSLTPTRGTPRSQSFALRARRKGPPPPPPKRLSSVSGSTEPPSLDGTSGPKEGATGPRRRTLSEPTGPSESPGSSAPTGPVSDTEEEEPGPEGTPPSRGSSGEGLPFAEEGNLTIKQRPKPAGPPPRETPVPPGLDFNLTESDTVKRRPKCKEREPLQTALLAFGVVGSDTPGPSTALSAQVQSPSEPPSASSNPAQRPEPSILPSLSPVTQSPGHPGPSAGPALANSTGSKPKVETEPLAPPAALLKVPGAGTAPKPVSVACTQLAFSGPKLAPRLGPRPVPPPRPENTGPGCPGRVQQRLEQTSSSLEAALRAAEKSIGTKEQDGPTGTSTKHILDDISTMFDALADQLDAMLD; this is translated from the exons TCAGAgatgcttctccagcaccagtcTAACCCATGCCTAGTCAACAAGTTAAAGAAGACACCCCTAGACCTAGCCTGTGAATTTGGGCGGCTTAAG GTGGCCCAGCTGCTTTTGAACAGCCACTTATGTGTGGCACTGCTAGAGGGAGAGGCGAAGGACCCATGTGACCCCAACTACACCACACCCCTGCACTTGGCTGCCAAGAATGGCCACAGAGAAGTCATCAG GCAGCTCTTGAAAGCTGGTATTGAGATCAACCGCCAGACCAAGACAGGCACTGCACTCCACGAGGCTGCACTGTACGGCAAGACTGAGGTGGTGCGGCTGCTACTGGAG GGAGGCGTGGACGTGAATATCCGGAACACATATAACCAGACGGCGCTGGACATAGTCAATCAGTTCACCACCTCTCAGGCTAGCCGGGAAATCAAGCAACTACTTCGGG AGGCTTCAGGGATCTTGAAGGTTCGAGCGCTTAAGGATTTCTGGAACCTTCATGACCCCACCGCTCTCAATGTCCGAGCAGGAGATGTCATCACG GTGCTTGAACAGCACCCCGATGGCCGCTGGAAGGGCCACATCCATGAGAGCCAAAGGGGCACAGACCGCGTCGGCTACTTCCCCCCGGGTATCGTCGAGGTGGTCAGCAAGCGGGTGGGCATCCCTGTGGCCCGCCTCCCCTCTGCACCCGCCCCTCTGCGGCCAAGCTTCTCCCGGATATCACAGCCCTCGGCCGACGATCCCCTGCCATCCGTCCCCTACAGTCAGCTCCCTCGGGTGGGCCTCAGCCCAGACAGTCCAG CAGGTGACAGGAATAGCGTGGGCAGCGAGGGCAGCGTGGGCAGCATCCGCAGCGCTGGCAGCGGGCAGAGCTCTGAAGGCACCAACGGCCACAGCACTGGCCTCCTGATTGAAAACGCTCAG CCACTGCCCTCTGCCAGTGAGGACCAGGGACTGCCAGGCCTGCATGCCCCATCCCCAGCAG ACAACCTGAGCCACCGCCCCCTGGCCAGTTACCGCTCTGGAGAGATCTTCACCCAGGATGTGAGACCAGAACAGCTACTGGAAGGGAAG GATGCACAGGCCATTCATAACTGGTTAAGTGAATTCCAGCTAGAGGGCTACACCGCCCACTTCCTGCAGGCTGGCTACGACGTGCCAACCATCAGCCGGATGACACCTGAG GATCTGACGGCCATCGGGGTGACCAAGCCtggacacaggaaaaaaatcGCCTCAGAGATTGCCCAGCTTAGCATTGCTGAGTGGCTGCCCAATTATATCCCG GTGGACTTGCTGGAGTGGCTGTGCGCACTGGGGCTGCCGCAGTACCACAAGCAGCTGGTGAGCAGCGGCTATGACTCTATGGCGCTGGTGGCCGACCTCACCTGGGAGGAGCTGCAGGAGATAGGCGTGAACAAGCTGG GGCACCAGAAGAAGCTAATGCTAGGTGTGAAACGGCTGGCAGAACTTCGGCGGGGCCTGCTGCATGGCGAAGCCCTGGGTGAAGGCGGACGCCGGATGACCAGGGGTCCAGAGCTCATGGCCATCGAAGGCCTGGAGAATGGGGAAGGCCCAGCCACGGCTGGCCCTCGCCTCCTCACCTTTCAGGGCAGTGAGCTGAGCCCAGAGCTACAGGCAGCCATGGCAGGGGGTGGCCCAGAACCACTACCCCTTCCTCCGGCCCGTTCTCCTAGCCAGGAGAGCATTGGCGCACGCTCACGTGGCTCGGGCCACTCACAGGAACAGCCTGTTCCCCAGCCCAATGTCAGTGACCCCAGTGCCCTACAGGAGAGGAACCTTCCAGAGGGTACAGAGCGCCCCTCTAAGCTTTGTTCTCCTCTCCCTGGCCAAGGGCCTGCCCCATATGTCTTTATGTGCCCACAGAACTTACCCTCTAGCCCAGCCCCAGTGCCACCTCCTGGTGTTCCCCGGGCCTTCTCCTACCTGGCTGGCTCTCCTGCCACTCCTCCAGACCCACCTCGGCCAAAGCGCCGGTCTCACAGCCTGAGCCGCCCTGGCCCTGCTGAGggggaagctgaaggggaggctGAAGGGCCAGTGGGCAGTGCCTTGGGCAGTTATGCCACGCTTACTCGGAGACCAGGACGCAGCACCCTTGCCCGGACTAGTCCTAGCCTGACCCCAACTCGAGGGACCCCCCGAAGCCAGTCCTTTGCCCTCCGTGCCCGTCGTAAAggtcccccgcccccaccccccaagcgcCTCAGTTCTGTCTCTGGCTCCACCGAGCCACCTTCACTAGACGGAACCTCGGGGCCCAAGGAAGGGGCCACCGGGCCCCGGAGGAGAACACTGAGTGAACCGACCGGCCCCTCAGAGTCCCCTGGTTCTTCCGCACCAACTGGCCCTGTGTCGGACACAGAAGAAGAGGAACCTGGCCCCGAGGGAACACCCCCATCTCGGGGCAGCTCAGGGGAAGGGCTTCCTTTCGCAGAGGAGGGGAACCTGACTATCAAGCAGCGGCCGAAGCCAGCCGGTCCCCCTCCCCGTGAGACTCCTGTGCCCCCTGGCCTTGACTTCAACCTCACAGAGTCAGATACCGTCAAACGCAGGCCCAAATGCAAGGAGAGGGAGCCGCTACAGACTGCGCTGTTGGCCTTTGGGGTCGTGGGCAGTGATACCCCCGGCCCCTCCACTGCCCTGTCCGCCCAGGTCCAGTCCCCGAGTGAACCTCCCTCAGCTTCCTCTAACCCTGCACAACGGCCTGAGCCCAGCATCCTTCCATCTCTCAGCCCTGTAACTCAGTCCCCCGGGCACCCAGGGCCCAGTGCTGGACCCGCTCTGGCAAACTCCACGGGCAGTAAGCCCAAGGTGGAGACGGAGCCTCTGGCTCCCCCTGCCGCCCTCCTCAAAGTGCCTGGAGCAG GAACGGCTCCCAAGCCTGTGTCTGTGGCCTGCACTCAGCTGGCATTTTCTGGCCCCAAGCTGGCTCCCCGGCTCGGCCCCCGTCCAGTACCCCCTCCAAGGCCTGAGAATACTGGACCTGGGTGTCCAGGTCGGGTCCAACAGAGACTGGAGCAGACCAGCTCATCCTTGGAAGCCGCACTGAGGGCAGCTGAGAAGAGCATCGGCACCAAGGAACAAGACGG CCCCACAGGGACGTCTACCAAGCACATTCTGGACGACATTAGCACCATGTTTGATGCCCTGGCAGACCAGCTGGATGCTATGCTGGACTGA